A single region of the Manihot esculenta cultivar AM560-2 chromosome 12, M.esculenta_v8, whole genome shotgun sequence genome encodes:
- the LOC110627818 gene encoding monocopper oxidase-like protein SKU5 isoform X1 codes for MPCDVSRVSFFFFLLLWCLVPGSLADDPYVLFDWTVSYLTGYPLGVKQKVIGINGQFPGPILNVTTNWNVIVNVKNELDEPLLLTWNGVQHRKNSWQDGVLGTNCPIPAGWNWTYQFQVKDQIGSFFYFASLNFQRAAGGYGGIIINNREVIPLPFAVPDGDITLLISDWYTKSHKELREHVEKGDNIGGPDGILINGFGPYRYDEALVQEGITYQIINVEPGKTYRLRVHNVGISTSLNFRIQNHNLLLVETEGSYTVQQNYANMDIHVGQSYSFLVTMDQNASSDYYIVASPRYVNSSAWTKAAGVAILHYSNSQGPASGILPDPPNDQDPYFSMNQARSIRWNVSAGAARPNPQGSFRYGDITVTDVYVILNRPPELINGKWRTTLNGISYLPPPTPLKLAQQYNISGVYKLDFPNRPMNRPPKVDTSLINGTFKGFMEIIFQNNDTTVQSYHMDGYAFFVVGMDFGVWTENSRGTYNKWDGVARCTIQVFPGAWTAILVSLDNAGIWNLRAENLDSWYLGQEVYMSVVNPEMDTSEVSLPDNAIYCGLLSSLQKDQAQRFKFSSAPTLQTLSRTVLTLAATLYASLIR; via the exons ATGCCTTGTGATGTCTCACGcgtctccttcttcttctttctactACTTTGGTGTCTGGTCCCTGGTTCTTTGGCAGATGACCCTTATGTCCTCTTTGATTGGACTGTCTCCTACCTTACTGGATACCCTCTGGGAGTTAAGCAGAAg GTGATTGGTATTAATGGGCAATTTCCTGGACCAATTCTTAATGTCACTACAAATTGGAATGTGATTGTCAATGTCAAGAATGAACTTGATGAGCCACTGCTTCTTACATG GAATGGAGTACAACATAGGAAAAACTCCTGGCAAGATGGTGTTTTGGGGACTAATTGTCCGATTCCTGCTGGTTGGAATTGGACGTATCAGTTTCAGGTTAAGGATCAGATAGGAAGTTTCTTTTACTTCGCTTCCCTCAACTTCCAGAGAGCAGCAGGTGGATATGGAGGAATTATTATAAACAATAGGGAAGTCATTCCATTACCATTTGCTGTGCCTGATGGAGATATTACACTTCTTATCAGTGACTGGTATACAAAGAGTCATAAG GAACTAAGAGAACATGTTGAAAAGGGAGATAACATAGGAGGTCCTGACGGTATCCTCATTAATGGATTTGGTCCTTACAGATATGATGAAGCACTTGTCCAAGAAGGCATTACTTATCAGATAATAAATGTTGAACCTG GAAAGACATATCGTCTCCGGGTGCACAATGTTGGTATCTCAACTAGTTTGAATTTCAGAATACAGAACCATAACTTACTTCTTGTGGAGACTGAAGGATCATACACTGTTCAGCAAAACTATGCAAACATGGACATTCATGTGGGTCAGTCATATTCATTCTTGGTTACAATGGATCAAAATGCTAGCAGTGATTACTACATTGTTGCCAGTCCTAGATATGTAAATTCATCTGCCTGGACTAAAGCTGCTGGAGTTGCTATCTTGCACTATTCCAATTCTCAGGGACCTGCTTCAGGGATTCTTCCTGATCCTCCTAATGATCAAGATCCATATTTCTCAATGAATCAAGCAAGATCCATAAG ATGGAATGTCTCAGCTGGTGCTGCTCGTCCAAATCCACAGGGATCTTTCAGATATGGTGATATTACTGTGACGGATGTATATGTGATTCTCAATAGACCCCCAGAGCTTATTAATGGGAAGTGGCGTACTACCCTTAACGGTATTTCGTACTTACCACCTCCAACACCCCTGAAGCTTGCTCAGCAATACAACATTTCAGGTGTCTACAAGCTTGACTTCCCAAATAGACCAATGAACAGACCTCCAAAAGTGGATACATCTCTAATTAATGGCACTTTCAAAGGTTTTATGGAAATAATCTTTCAAAATAATGATACCACTGTCCAAAGCTACCATATGGATGGATatgcattctttgttgtggg TATGGACTTTGGAGTGTGGACAGAGAATAGCAGAGGGACATACAACAAATGGGATGGTGTTGCTCGCTGCACTATACAG GTGTTTCCTGGAGCTTGGACTGCCATCTTAGTTTCTCTAGACAATGCTGGTATATGGAATCTCCGTGCAGAAAATCTAGACTCATGGTATCTGGGCCAGGAGGTTTATATGAGTGTTGTAAATCCGGAGATGGACACATCTGAGGTTTCTTTGCCTGATAATGCCATATACTGTGGCCTACTATCATCCTTACAAAA GGACCAAGCTCAGAGGTTCAAGTTTTCTAGTGCACCAACACTTCAGACTCTGAGTAGAACAGTTCTTACATTAGCTGCAACCTTGTACGCGAGTTTGATTAGGTAA
- the LOC110627818 gene encoding monocopper oxidase-like protein SKU5 isoform X2: MPCDVSRVSFFFFLLLWCLVPGSLADDPYVLFDWTVSYLTGYPLGVKQKVIGINGQFPGPILNVTTNWNVIVNVKNELDEPLLLTWNGVQHRKNSWQDGVLGTNCPIPAGWNWTYQFQVKDQIGSFFYFASLNFQRAAGGYGGIIINNREVIPLPFAVPDGDITLLISDWYTKSHKELREHVEKGDNIGGPDGILINGFGPYRYDEALVQEGITYQIINVEPGKTYRLRVHNVGISTSLNFRIQNHNLLLVETEGSYTVQQNYANMDIHVGQSYSFLVTMDQNASSDYYIVASPRYVNSSAWTKAAGVAILHYSNSQGPASGILPDPPNDQDPYFSMNQARSIRWNVSAGAARPNPQGSFRYGDITVTDVYVILNRPPELINGKWRTTLNGISYLPPPTPLKLAQQYNISGVYKLDFPNRPMNRPPKVDTSLINGTFKGFMEIIFQNNDTTVQSYHMDGYAFFVVGMDFGVWTENSRGTYNKWDGVARCTIQVFPGAWTAILVSLDNAGIWNLRAENLDSWYLGQEVYMSVVNPEMDTSEVSLPDNAIYCGLLSSLQKDQAQRFKFSSAPTLQTLSRTVLTLAATLYASLIR, from the exons ATGCCTTGTGATGTCTCACGcgtctccttcttcttctttctactACTTTGGTGTCTGGTCCCTGGTTCTTTGGCAGATGACCCTTATGTCCTCTTTGATTGGACTGTCTCCTACCTTACTGGATACCCTCTGGGAGTTAAGCAGAAg GTGATTGGTATTAATGGGCAATTTCCTGGACCAATTCTTAATGTCACTACAAATTGGAATGTGATTGTCAATGTCAAGAATGAACTTGATGAGCCACTGCTTCTTACATG GAATGGAGTACAACATAGGAAAAACTCCTGGCAAGATGGTGTTTTGGGGACTAATTGTCCGATTCCTGCTGGTTGGAATTGGACGTATCAGTTTCAGGTTAAGGATCAGATAGGAAGTTTCTTTTACTTCGCTTCCCTCAACTTCCAGAGAGCAGCAGGTGGATATGGAGGAATTATTATAAACAATAGGGAAGTCATTCCATTACCATTTGCTGTGCCTGATGGAGATATTACACTTCTTATCAGTGACTGGTATACAAAGAGTCATAAG GAACTAAGAGAACATGTTGAAAAGGGAGATAACATAGGAGGTCCTGACGGTATCCTCATTAATGGATTTGGTCCTTACAGATATGATGAAGCACTTGTCCAAGAAGGCATTACTTATCAGATAATAAATGTTGAACCTG GAAAGACATATCGTCTCCGGGTGCACAATGTTGGTATCTCAACTAGTTTGAATTTCAGAATACAGAACCATAACTTACTTCTTGTGGAGACTGAAGGATCATACACTGTTCAGCAAAACTATGCAAACATGGACATTCATGTGGGTCAGTCATATTCATTCTTGGTTACAATGGATCAAAATGCTAGCAGTGATTACTACATTGTTGCCAGTCCTAGATATGTAAATTCATCTGCCTGGACTAAAGCTGCTGGAGTTGCTATCTTGCACTATTCCAATTCTCAGGGACCTGCTTCAGGGATTCTTCCTGATCCTCCTAATGATCAAGATCCATATTTCTCAATGAATCAAGCAAGATCCATAAG ATGGAATGTCTCAGCTGGTGCTGCTCGTCCAAATCCACAGGGATCTTTCAGATATGGTGATATTACTGTGACGGATGTATATGTGATTCTCAATAGACCCCCAGAGCTTATTAATGGGAAGTGGCGTACTACCCTTAACGGTATTTCGTACTTACCACCTCCAACACCCCTGAAGCTTGCTCAGCAATACAACATTTCAGGTGTCTACAAGCTTGACTTCCCAAATAGACCAATGAACAGACCTCCAAAAGTGGATACATCTCTAATTAATGGCACTTTCAAAGGTTTTATGGAAATAATCTTTCAAAATAATGATACCACTGTCCAAAGCTACCATATGGATGGATatgcattctttgttgtggg TATGGACTTTGGAGTGTGGACAGAGAATAGCAGAGGGACATACAACAAATGGGATGGTGTTGCTCGCTGCACTATACAG GTGTTTCCTGGAGCTTGGACTGCCATCTTAGTTTCTCTAGACAATGCTGGTATATGGAATCTCCGTGCAGAAAATCTAGACTCATGGTATCTGGGCCAGGAGGTTTATATGAGTGTTGTAAATCCGGAGATGGACACATCTGAGGTTTCTTTGCCTGATAATGCCATATACTGTGGCCTACTATCATCCTTACAAAA GGACCAAGCTCAGAGGTTCAAGTTTTCTA